The sequence ATTTTCTTGCAGGATTGGCTTATGCAACATTAGTTTCACTATTGAGGACATCTCTCAATAGAGAGGTGGAATTGACATGGATTCTAGCATCAATGAAAATCCATCACCAACCAGACCTAGATGGAGGAAAGTGGCATATGGAGGGATGCAACCTGGGTTTGATGACAACCACACTGATGAAACATTCCTTGAAGCTATGGTCATGAATACCAATGTTGTTAAACGCAGCATGCTCAAGGTGATGCAAGACTCAGTTTCCATCTCTCAATATCTATGCATTGTTGCTCTTGTCGTCTTGGTTTGGACCTGTACCCTCAGATCAACCCTTAATGAAAATACCCTTTTGCTTCTGGATGTAAGCCTTCTTGGCCTGGGATTCTTAGTTCTCATCCTAACTGCTGAGATGATGTCTCTCAATCTTCTCTTCCACTATTTCATCAACATCTCATTTTTCACAACTGGATTATATGTTTTGGCACCCATCTACCAAACTCTTACAAGGTCCATCAGCTCAGACTCCATTTGGGCAGTAACGGTTTCACTTCTCATACTCCATCTCTTCCTGCACGACTACTCTGGGTCCACCATAAGAGCTCCTGGGGCTTTGAAGAATCCAAACTTGACTAGCTGCATCTCTTTGAATGCTTCTGTAGTAGCTTCAGTTTTTATTGCTTCTCGCCTCCCATCAAGAATACAAGTTTTCGCGATCATGCTATTCTCCTTGCAAGTCTTCCTCTTTGCTCCACTCGTCACATACTGTATTAAGAAATACTCCTTCCAGTTACACCTCTGGTTCTCTTTCGGGTTGATGGTCTTGACACTGGCCTTCGTTTACATGCTGCATCGGCTACTTTTTGTGCTGCTGCTGGGTCTGTTGGTTTTTGTGACCGTGGTCTGTCCTTACTGGCTTATAAGGATTCAGGAATACAAGTTTGAGATCAATGGCCCCTGGGATGAGGCTAAGCTCTGTTTTGACATTACAGAATGAGATTCTTTGTGTCCATTTTCTGTATTGGTTGGAAACCttgaaaatgaatgagaaatcGATTTATTCATATTCCTTTTGTGTCTTTGCTTTTCCTGCTGGTTAAATTTGTAGTCTGCATATCGATTTAAGGTGAAATAGAAGTTGCATTTCCATCAAAAGGAAATATGAATGTACATTAACAATAGCAGTCTCAGAAACTTGTGCGACTGACATCAAATCTCATGCACAATAACAACTAAACAACAATACTATTTGAATACAAAATCAGCGCGTATGATCTCAATGCTCATCCAATCTGTCGTGGTTTCTCCCCACATTTCAATCCAGTTCTTCTCCGTAAGTGGAAATGTCATAGCTCGGTTGCATCCTATTCTTGTTTATCACGGGATTGGGAAGGATCCTCAGTTTCACCAGGTGTAGTAGATTGGCTTACACTGGCCTTGGCAGCAGCAAGAAAAGCAGGATCTGGTTCATGTTTGTCTGAAGGTTCCTTCATTGCCATAAAAATGTAGAAGGCGATAACTATATTGACTGATATGACAGCAATGAATCCGCTCAACAGCGTGGCAGAATAGGAGGACAACTGGGTTGAACCTGTTCCAAGTGAATAATTCTAAAGTgcaataataatgatgataatggtAATTGGTACAAGTAAACAAGTGACTACATAGGCTAAGAAGCCTACCCTAAAATTTATGGTACATTTCTCAAAATTCAGCAAAGAAGCGGATTAGG is a genomic window of Vitis riparia cultivar Riparia Gloire de Montpellier isolate 1030 chromosome 1, EGFV_Vit.rip_1.0, whole genome shotgun sequence containing:
- the LOC117911864 gene encoding phosphatidylinositol N-acetylglucosaminyltransferase subunit C, yielding MDSSINENPSPTRPRWRKVAYGGMQPGFDDNHTDETFLEAMVMNTNVVKRSMLKVMQDSVSISQYLCIVALVVLVWTCTLRSTLNENTLLLLDVSLLGLGFLVLILTAEMMSLNLLFHYFINISFFTTGLYVLAPIYQTLTRSISSDSIWAVTVSLLILHLFLHDYSGSTIRAPGALKNPNLTSCISLNASVVASVFIASRLPSRIQVFAIMLFSLQVFLFAPLVTYCIKKYSFQLHLWFSFGLMVLTLAFVYMLHRLLFVLLLGLLVFVTVVCPYWLIRIQEYKFEINGPWDEAKLCFDITE
- the LOC117911895 gene encoding uncharacterized protein LOC117911895 — its product is MAGVIKKFFIASMLMWIAPIAILYGFNHNLFPGSTQLSSYSATLLSGFIAVISVNIVIAFYIFMAMKEPSDKHEPDPAFLAAAKASVSQSTTPGETEDPSQSRDKQE